Proteins found in one Oncorhynchus tshawytscha isolate Ot180627B linkage group LG25, Otsh_v2.0, whole genome shotgun sequence genomic segment:
- the LOC112224662 gene encoding ATP-dependent RNA helicase SUPV3L1, mitochondrial isoform X1 — protein MSVSRCMLLFSRVQPRICAISVRNKNALVDSRCGNFGSITLLKDPWSGPLTSRRGVYSNSSSRSPDTSLFVPLNIKSDVDDGWAVGAELTQPLDRSELLKILNKFYKRNEMQKIAADQGLDARLFHQAFISFRKYVLEISTLSADLHIILNDICCGAGHIDDLYPYFMRHAKQIFPMLDCMEDLRKISDLRVPANWYPEARAIQRKVIFHAGPTNSGKTHHAIQRYLAAKSGVYCGPLKLLAHEIFEKSNTAGVPCDLVTGEERTFVDAEGGQAEHVACTIEMCSVTTPYEVAVIDEIQMIRDISRGWAWTRALLGLCAEEIHVCGEPAVINFVTELMYTTGEEVEVRNYKRLSPCSILDRAVESLDNLRPGDCVVCFSKNDIYSISRQIESRGLECAVIYGSLPPGTKLSQAKKFNDPEDPCKILVATDAIGMGLNLSIKRIIFNSLVKPNINVKGEKELNTISTSQALQIAGRAGRFSSIFKEGEVTTMHRDDLPILKEILSRTVHAIEIAGLQPTAEQIEMFAYHLPDATLSNLIDIFVSLSQVDGMYFVCNIDDFKFLADMIQHIPLNLRSRYVFCTAPINKKQPFVCTSFLKFARQFSRDEPLTFDWVCRLVSWPLVPPKNIKDLVHLEAVHDVLDLYLWLSYRFMDMFPDANHVREIQQELDSIIQLGVRNITRLIRATETSATPGIDPLSSQRRPGPSPVSPRRVRGAPKAQDSGVEAGQLDKSLGSRLVQEGLLTPDLLRQLQKEWSKEHRQEEVGVKLVVETLNNKMKGRKKK, from the exons ATGTCAGTAAGCCGCTGTATGCTGTTGTTCTCAAGAGTACAGCCCAGAATATGCGCCATATCTGTACGAAACAAAAACGCTCTGGTGGACAGTCGTTGTGGAAACTTTGGATCGATAACGTTATTGAAAGACCCCTGGTCTGGTCCTCTGACCTCCAGGCGAGGTGTTTATTCGAACAGTTCGTCACGATCACCAGACACCTCACTATTTGTGCCTCTCAACATCAAGAGTGATGTCGACGATGGTTGGGCTGTGGGAGCTGAGCTCACGCAACCTTTGGACAGAA GTGAACTTCTAAAAATACTGAATAAGTTCTACAAGAGGAACGAGATGCAAAAAATAGCTGCGGATCAAGGTCTCGATG CTCGTCTCTTTCACCAAGCCTTCATCAGTTTTCGGAAGTATGTGCTGGAAATCTCTACACTCAGTGCAGACCTTCATATCATCCTCAATGATATATGCTGTGGAGCAG GCCACATAGATGACCTTTATCCTTACTTCATGAGACATGCAAAGCAGATTTTCCCCATGCTGGACTGCATGGAGGATCTACGAAAAATCAGTGATCTGCGTGTACCAGCTAATTG GTACCCAGAGGCTAGAGCCATCCAGAGGAAGGTGATATTCCATGCTGGTCCGACCAACAGTGGAAAGACCCATCATGCAATTCAGAGATACCTGGCTGCCAAGTCTGGTGTCTACTGTGGACCGCTGAAGCTGTTGGCCCACGAGATCTTTGAAAAGAGCAACACTGCT GGCGTGCCTTGTGATTTGgtgacaggagaagagagaacatTTGTGGATGCGGAGGGGGGACAAGCTGAGCATGTGGCCTGTACTATCGAGATGTGCAGTGTCACAACTCCAT ATGAAGTAGCGGTTATTGATGAGATCCAGATGATTAGGGACATATCGAGGGGATGGGCTTGGACCAGGGCTCTTCTCG GTTTGTGTGCTGAGGAGATCCATGTGTGTGGAGAGCCTGCTGTGATTAACTTTGTCACAGAGCTCATGTACACAACTGGTGAAGAGGTGGAG GTTCGTAACTACAAGAGGCTCAGTCCGTGCTCAATTCTGGACCGTGCTGTGGAGTCTCTGGATAACCTGAGACCAGGCGACTGTGTTGTCTGCTTCAGCAAAAACGATATTTACTCCATCAGTAGGCAGATCGAGAGCCGAGGCCTGGAGTGTGCCGTCATCTACGGAAGCCTTCCACCCG GGACCAAGCTATCTCAAGCAAAGAAGTTCAATGACCCAGAGGACCCATGTAAGATCCTGGTTGCAACGGATGCCATCGGGATGGGACTAAACCT GAGTATCAAGAGAATCATCTTCAACTCCTTGGTGAaacccaacatcaatgtgaaggGTGAGAAGGAGCTAAACACCATCTCCACGTCTCAGGCTCTCCAGATCGCCGGGCGGGCCGGACGCTTCAGCTCCATCTTTAAAGAGGGCGAGGTCACCACCATGCACCGCGACGACCTGCCTATCCTCAAGGAGATACTCAGCAGGACCGTCCACGCCATCGAG ATAGCTGGGCTGCAACCTACAGCAGAGCAGATTGAAATGTTTGCCTACCACTTACCTGATGCCACCTTGTCCAATCTGATA GATATATTTGTGAGCCTCTCGCAAGTTGATGGTATGTACTTTGTGTGTAACATTGATGACTTCAAGTTCCTGGCTGACATGATCCAGCACATTCCCCTCAACCTGCGCTCTCGATATGTGTTCTGCACTGCGCCCATCAACAAGAAGCAGCCTTTCGTGTGCACCTCCTTCCTGAAG TTTGCCAGACAGTTCAGCAGAGATGAGCCTCTGACCTTTGACTGGGTGTGTCGGCTCGTCAGCTGGCCCTTGGTCCCACCCAAGAACATCAAGGACCTGGTGCACCTGGAGGCTGTCCATGATGTGCTAGACCTCTACCTCTGGCTCAG CTACCGCTTCATGGACATGTTCCCGGATGCCAATCATGTCCGGGAGATCCAGCAGGAGCTGGACAGCATCATTCAGTTGGGCGTACGCAACATCACACGACTTATCCGAGCAACGGAGACCAGCGCCACCCCTGGGATAGACCCACTCTCCAGCCAGAGGAGGCCGGGGCCCAGCCCAGTATCCCCAAGGAGGGTTCGAGGAGCTCCCAAGGCCCAGGACAGTGGAGTAGAGGCTGGGCAGCTGGACAAGTCCCTAGGCTCCCGTCTAGTACAGGAGGGCTTACTGACTCCTGACCTCCTAAGGCAATTGCAGAAGGAGTGGTCCAAGGAGCACCGTCAAGAGGAAGTAGGAGTCAAACTGGTTGTGGAAACTTTGAATAATAAAATGAAAGGGAGGAAGAAAAAGTGA
- the LOC112224662 gene encoding ATP-dependent RNA helicase SUPV3L1, mitochondrial isoform X2: MFGCNICVASRANSPLSRPCKVLWLRVTVYWGSHGPETWGLYSNGELLKILNKFYKRNEMQKIAADQGLDARLFHQAFISFRKYVLEISTLSADLHIILNDICCGAGHIDDLYPYFMRHAKQIFPMLDCMEDLRKISDLRVPANWYPEARAIQRKVIFHAGPTNSGKTHHAIQRYLAAKSGVYCGPLKLLAHEIFEKSNTAGVPCDLVTGEERTFVDAEGGQAEHVACTIEMCSVTTPYEVAVIDEIQMIRDISRGWAWTRALLGLCAEEIHVCGEPAVINFVTELMYTTGEEVEVRNYKRLSPCSILDRAVESLDNLRPGDCVVCFSKNDIYSISRQIESRGLECAVIYGSLPPGTKLSQAKKFNDPEDPCKILVATDAIGMGLNLSIKRIIFNSLVKPNINVKGEKELNTISTSQALQIAGRAGRFSSIFKEGEVTTMHRDDLPILKEILSRTVHAIEIAGLQPTAEQIEMFAYHLPDATLSNLIDIFVSLSQVDGMYFVCNIDDFKFLADMIQHIPLNLRSRYVFCTAPINKKQPFVCTSFLKFARQFSRDEPLTFDWVCRLVSWPLVPPKNIKDLVHLEAVHDVLDLYLWLSYRFMDMFPDANHVREIQQELDSIIQLGVRNITRLIRATETSATPGIDPLSSQRRPGPSPVSPRRVRGAPKAQDSGVEAGQLDKSLGSRLVQEGLLTPDLLRQLQKEWSKEHRQEEVGVKLVVETLNNKMKGRKKK, from the exons ATGTTTGGATGCAATATTTGTGTGGCTTCCAGAGCCAATTCGCCTTTAAGCAGACCATGTAAAGTCCTTTGGCTAAGAGTAACGGTATACTGGGGCAGCCATGGCCCTGAGACATGGGGGCTGTATTCTAACG GTGAACTTCTAAAAATACTGAATAAGTTCTACAAGAGGAACGAGATGCAAAAAATAGCTGCGGATCAAGGTCTCGATG CTCGTCTCTTTCACCAAGCCTTCATCAGTTTTCGGAAGTATGTGCTGGAAATCTCTACACTCAGTGCAGACCTTCATATCATCCTCAATGATATATGCTGTGGAGCAG GCCACATAGATGACCTTTATCCTTACTTCATGAGACATGCAAAGCAGATTTTCCCCATGCTGGACTGCATGGAGGATCTACGAAAAATCAGTGATCTGCGTGTACCAGCTAATTG GTACCCAGAGGCTAGAGCCATCCAGAGGAAGGTGATATTCCATGCTGGTCCGACCAACAGTGGAAAGACCCATCATGCAATTCAGAGATACCTGGCTGCCAAGTCTGGTGTCTACTGTGGACCGCTGAAGCTGTTGGCCCACGAGATCTTTGAAAAGAGCAACACTGCT GGCGTGCCTTGTGATTTGgtgacaggagaagagagaacatTTGTGGATGCGGAGGGGGGACAAGCTGAGCATGTGGCCTGTACTATCGAGATGTGCAGTGTCACAACTCCAT ATGAAGTAGCGGTTATTGATGAGATCCAGATGATTAGGGACATATCGAGGGGATGGGCTTGGACCAGGGCTCTTCTCG GTTTGTGTGCTGAGGAGATCCATGTGTGTGGAGAGCCTGCTGTGATTAACTTTGTCACAGAGCTCATGTACACAACTGGTGAAGAGGTGGAG GTTCGTAACTACAAGAGGCTCAGTCCGTGCTCAATTCTGGACCGTGCTGTGGAGTCTCTGGATAACCTGAGACCAGGCGACTGTGTTGTCTGCTTCAGCAAAAACGATATTTACTCCATCAGTAGGCAGATCGAGAGCCGAGGCCTGGAGTGTGCCGTCATCTACGGAAGCCTTCCACCCG GGACCAAGCTATCTCAAGCAAAGAAGTTCAATGACCCAGAGGACCCATGTAAGATCCTGGTTGCAACGGATGCCATCGGGATGGGACTAAACCT GAGTATCAAGAGAATCATCTTCAACTCCTTGGTGAaacccaacatcaatgtgaaggGTGAGAAGGAGCTAAACACCATCTCCACGTCTCAGGCTCTCCAGATCGCCGGGCGGGCCGGACGCTTCAGCTCCATCTTTAAAGAGGGCGAGGTCACCACCATGCACCGCGACGACCTGCCTATCCTCAAGGAGATACTCAGCAGGACCGTCCACGCCATCGAG ATAGCTGGGCTGCAACCTACAGCAGAGCAGATTGAAATGTTTGCCTACCACTTACCTGATGCCACCTTGTCCAATCTGATA GATATATTTGTGAGCCTCTCGCAAGTTGATGGTATGTACTTTGTGTGTAACATTGATGACTTCAAGTTCCTGGCTGACATGATCCAGCACATTCCCCTCAACCTGCGCTCTCGATATGTGTTCTGCACTGCGCCCATCAACAAGAAGCAGCCTTTCGTGTGCACCTCCTTCCTGAAG TTTGCCAGACAGTTCAGCAGAGATGAGCCTCTGACCTTTGACTGGGTGTGTCGGCTCGTCAGCTGGCCCTTGGTCCCACCCAAGAACATCAAGGACCTGGTGCACCTGGAGGCTGTCCATGATGTGCTAGACCTCTACCTCTGGCTCAG CTACCGCTTCATGGACATGTTCCCGGATGCCAATCATGTCCGGGAGATCCAGCAGGAGCTGGACAGCATCATTCAGTTGGGCGTACGCAACATCACACGACTTATCCGAGCAACGGAGACCAGCGCCACCCCTGGGATAGACCCACTCTCCAGCCAGAGGAGGCCGGGGCCCAGCCCAGTATCCCCAAGGAGGGTTCGAGGAGCTCCCAAGGCCCAGGACAGTGGAGTAGAGGCTGGGCAGCTGGACAAGTCCCTAGGCTCCCGTCTAGTACAGGAGGGCTTACTGACTCCTGACCTCCTAAGGCAATTGCAGAAGGAGTGGTCCAAGGAGCACCGTCAAGAGGAAGTAGGAGTCAAACTGGTTGTGGAAACTTTGAATAATAAAATGAAAGGGAGGAAGAAAAAGTGA
- the LOC112224662 gene encoding ATP-dependent RNA helicase SUPV3L1, mitochondrial isoform X3, whose product MQKIAADQGLDARLFHQAFISFRKYVLEISTLSADLHIILNDICCGAGHIDDLYPYFMRHAKQIFPMLDCMEDLRKISDLRVPANWYPEARAIQRKVIFHAGPTNSGKTHHAIQRYLAAKSGVYCGPLKLLAHEIFEKSNTAGVPCDLVTGEERTFVDAEGGQAEHVACTIEMCSVTTPYEVAVIDEIQMIRDISRGWAWTRALLGLCAEEIHVCGEPAVINFVTELMYTTGEEVEVRNYKRLSPCSILDRAVESLDNLRPGDCVVCFSKNDIYSISRQIESRGLECAVIYGSLPPGTKLSQAKKFNDPEDPCKILVATDAIGMGLNLSIKRIIFNSLVKPNINVKGEKELNTISTSQALQIAGRAGRFSSIFKEGEVTTMHRDDLPILKEILSRTVHAIEIAGLQPTAEQIEMFAYHLPDATLSNLIDIFVSLSQVDGMYFVCNIDDFKFLADMIQHIPLNLRSRYVFCTAPINKKQPFVCTSFLKFARQFSRDEPLTFDWVCRLVSWPLVPPKNIKDLVHLEAVHDVLDLYLWLSYRFMDMFPDANHVREIQQELDSIIQLGVRNITRLIRATETSATPGIDPLSSQRRPGPSPVSPRRVRGAPKAQDSGVEAGQLDKSLGSRLVQEGLLTPDLLRQLQKEWSKEHRQEEVGVKLVVETLNNKMKGRKKK is encoded by the exons ATGCAAAAAATAGCTGCGGATCAAGGTCTCGATG CTCGTCTCTTTCACCAAGCCTTCATCAGTTTTCGGAAGTATGTGCTGGAAATCTCTACACTCAGTGCAGACCTTCATATCATCCTCAATGATATATGCTGTGGAGCAG GCCACATAGATGACCTTTATCCTTACTTCATGAGACATGCAAAGCAGATTTTCCCCATGCTGGACTGCATGGAGGATCTACGAAAAATCAGTGATCTGCGTGTACCAGCTAATTG GTACCCAGAGGCTAGAGCCATCCAGAGGAAGGTGATATTCCATGCTGGTCCGACCAACAGTGGAAAGACCCATCATGCAATTCAGAGATACCTGGCTGCCAAGTCTGGTGTCTACTGTGGACCGCTGAAGCTGTTGGCCCACGAGATCTTTGAAAAGAGCAACACTGCT GGCGTGCCTTGTGATTTGgtgacaggagaagagagaacatTTGTGGATGCGGAGGGGGGACAAGCTGAGCATGTGGCCTGTACTATCGAGATGTGCAGTGTCACAACTCCAT ATGAAGTAGCGGTTATTGATGAGATCCAGATGATTAGGGACATATCGAGGGGATGGGCTTGGACCAGGGCTCTTCTCG GTTTGTGTGCTGAGGAGATCCATGTGTGTGGAGAGCCTGCTGTGATTAACTTTGTCACAGAGCTCATGTACACAACTGGTGAAGAGGTGGAG GTTCGTAACTACAAGAGGCTCAGTCCGTGCTCAATTCTGGACCGTGCTGTGGAGTCTCTGGATAACCTGAGACCAGGCGACTGTGTTGTCTGCTTCAGCAAAAACGATATTTACTCCATCAGTAGGCAGATCGAGAGCCGAGGCCTGGAGTGTGCCGTCATCTACGGAAGCCTTCCACCCG GGACCAAGCTATCTCAAGCAAAGAAGTTCAATGACCCAGAGGACCCATGTAAGATCCTGGTTGCAACGGATGCCATCGGGATGGGACTAAACCT GAGTATCAAGAGAATCATCTTCAACTCCTTGGTGAaacccaacatcaatgtgaaggGTGAGAAGGAGCTAAACACCATCTCCACGTCTCAGGCTCTCCAGATCGCCGGGCGGGCCGGACGCTTCAGCTCCATCTTTAAAGAGGGCGAGGTCACCACCATGCACCGCGACGACCTGCCTATCCTCAAGGAGATACTCAGCAGGACCGTCCACGCCATCGAG ATAGCTGGGCTGCAACCTACAGCAGAGCAGATTGAAATGTTTGCCTACCACTTACCTGATGCCACCTTGTCCAATCTGATA GATATATTTGTGAGCCTCTCGCAAGTTGATGGTATGTACTTTGTGTGTAACATTGATGACTTCAAGTTCCTGGCTGACATGATCCAGCACATTCCCCTCAACCTGCGCTCTCGATATGTGTTCTGCACTGCGCCCATCAACAAGAAGCAGCCTTTCGTGTGCACCTCCTTCCTGAAG TTTGCCAGACAGTTCAGCAGAGATGAGCCTCTGACCTTTGACTGGGTGTGTCGGCTCGTCAGCTGGCCCTTGGTCCCACCCAAGAACATCAAGGACCTGGTGCACCTGGAGGCTGTCCATGATGTGCTAGACCTCTACCTCTGGCTCAG CTACCGCTTCATGGACATGTTCCCGGATGCCAATCATGTCCGGGAGATCCAGCAGGAGCTGGACAGCATCATTCAGTTGGGCGTACGCAACATCACACGACTTATCCGAGCAACGGAGACCAGCGCCACCCCTGGGATAGACCCACTCTCCAGCCAGAGGAGGCCGGGGCCCAGCCCAGTATCCCCAAGGAGGGTTCGAGGAGCTCCCAAGGCCCAGGACAGTGGAGTAGAGGCTGGGCAGCTGGACAAGTCCCTAGGCTCCCGTCTAGTACAGGAGGGCTTACTGACTCCTGACCTCCTAAGGCAATTGCAGAAGGAGTGGTCCAAGGAGCACCGTCAAGAGGAAGTAGGAGTCAAACTGGTTGTGGAAACTTTGAATAATAAAATGAAAGGGAGGAAGAAAAAGTGA
- the LOC112224665 gene encoding hexokinase HKDC1-like has protein sequence MWWKCCEKLIRTRNQSELDILAVVNDTACTMMCSYEDPKCEMGLIAGTRSNVCYMEEMRNMEMVEWDKGWTCVNTEWVGLGENDSLEDIWTKFDREVDEGSLNNGKQRQVVNIQIRLTRVSKTIGSGPKVGPGHVRGGPRVTLHLGCWRTI, from the exons ATGTGGTGGAAATGCTGCGAGAAGCTTATAAGAACAAGGAAT CAATCTGAGCTCGATATTCTTGCTGTGGTGAATGACACAGCGTGCACAATGATGTGTTCATATGAAGACCCCAAGTGTGAGATGGGACTCATTGCTG ggACGAGGAGTAACGTGTGTTACATGGAGGAAATGAGAAACATGGAGATGGTGGAGTGGGACAAGGGATGGACGTGTGTAAACACAGAGTGGGTCGGTTTAGGGGAGAATGACTCCCTAGAGGACATCTGGACCAAGTTTGACAGAGAAGTAGATGAGGGGTCATTGAACAACGGCAAACAAAGGCAAGTTGTTAATATCCAGATCAGACTGACCAGGGTTTCTAAAACTATTGGTTCAGGACCCAAAGTGGGCCCTGGGCATGTGAGAGGTGGGCCGCGAGTTACTCTTCATTTGGGTTGTTGGAGGACGATTTAG